The nucleotide window ATAGAATGAATGGAATCTGTTTGACTGCGCACAGCAATATGACTACGATCCTTCGCACACATAGGCGCCTCCTGGAAAGGACACTATGGATAGTTGACGTTCGGGGGGACAAGCCCCGGACGTCAACGCTTCAACAAATTTTAGTACAACCCTGTAAGTATTCTATATTCCTTATACTTCCATGTCACTTTTTAAAGCTAGATCATTATTCTTTTTTTACTGCTGAATTAATTACAAACCACCATAAACACACACCAGTTCTTACTCTTCTTCCTGCTCGGGGAAGAAGTGAGAAATAACATCTTTTGCATCTTCTCGAATGTTACTCACCATGCTGCGGAACTCGAATCGTTCATCACCTGTAACATGAGGGCTTAGAGAGCCAATAGCCAAAAGTTTGGATACGGTAAACTGAGTCTTCATGACATTCTCAAGCAAAATCTTATTAAACTCAGTTTGGTTAAACCCTGAATCTTTTCTTTCCATTTGAGCCTCATAAACCCTAAGCCCTAATTCAAGGAGCATCGAAGCGACACTTGAAAAACTGACATCCTTTTCCTTTGCCCCTTCAGCCCTTCGCTTTTCCACTATTGCATTAATTTTCTCTGCAACTTCATCACTAGCATAAGCTTGTACCCTGGCCATATCGGTTCCTTTATTAAAAACAGCATCAAACAAGTTATTATGGCGAGAAGATAACGCGAGTTTACCTTCTTTACAACTCTAAACTTAAGTCTAGAGTCTAAGAAAGTTGCATTACGAGTCATATGGCGACTTAAGTCTAGAGTTAAGTCGCTTTAAATATATGATTATAAAAGAGTGAGTCATAAACGAGTCGCTATAGACTTACCGACGACTTACTACTGACTCGCCGGCAACTCACATATATATAAAGAAAAATAACATAATGTAATATAACTACAGTTAAGCCACTGAAGCTAAAGTGAAATCTGCAAAATTTTAATTTTGCGTAGTGTGTGGTGATTTTGTGGTGAGGAGTGCATATATGTTGAGTCTCGGTCTTGGATGGGTTAAGGTTATTCCGGGATTTGGCACGGAGGGGAATTCATGAAGGGAGTAGCGTTTGGTATCATCCTGTCTTTAATACCATTGTCATCAATGGCAGCAGACTGCTTTGATATGGCTGGCAGGGATTACAAAATTGATCCGGATCTCCTGCGTGCTATATCATGGCAAGAATCACGATTTAAAATTGATGCGATTGGGCGTAATCCTGTTACGGGTTATGGATCAGGCTTGATGCAAATTGACTCGCAGCATTTCAACGAACTGTCGCGATATGGAATAAAACCGGATCATCTTCTTAGCGATGCTTGTCTTAACATCTACACCGGAGCCTATTATCTGGCTCAGGCGTTTAAAAAGTGGGGCGTTTCGTGGGATGCAGTCGGGGCATACAATGCAGGCTTCAAAAAGACCCCGCGCCAGGCAGCAAGACGTTACGAGTATGCGAAGAAGATCCATTACTACTACACGGCTATCAAAGCAAGCAAACGAACTTCTTCTAAAGATCAGAAAATCGCCATGAACTAAAAAACCTTCTGATATAAGAAGGCTTGAATTTCTTAAAAATCTACGGCATCTATACCTGGATAATAATCGGCATCACTATCAAAATGAAAAAGCAGATACCCGCCCTCCCGGTGCATTAGTATGAGATTTTTGCGTAAAAATTTTGACACCCCACCTCTTTTTAGCGCCAGAAGATGGCGTTTGAAATCATACATCCTTATAACACAACCATAAGGTGTATCATGTATCCACTCTAAGTAACTATCGCAAGTTAGATAATTGGTTCTTGATGAAAGCACCTGAAGAACTCTGATATCACCTTCTTCCATATGTGAAATACTGATACAGACAGCTTTAAATTCAAACATAAGTATTCCCACCATCAAAACGCCGGACAGCTGCCCGGCGCTTATAATTAGCCTTTAAGAGTGCGGAATTTCTCCGCAATTAACCACAATGCCTTATTGAGTTTAACATCACCATCGATTGCTTTTACTGGCCGGGTTGTTGTTCTTTTCCCTTTTTCAGTTCGGCCAGGCAAACCGCCTTTAATCAGATTTTCCTGGACCCTTTGATATGTAGTCCAGATGTCATCTTTTTTATCTTCATAACGGCGCGGATGAATTATCTGTTCAATACTGACCGGAGATTTATTTTCATCTTCATATCGGTAGGTTAATGCAGCTTGTCCAAACAGACGCTGTTCTTCCTTGGTTAAGGCAATAGACTTCATGACATCAACGCCTTCAGTTATTTTATCGAAAATTCCCAGAACTTCGTAAGCACCTTCGATAACCCTTCCCACAATATCACCTTTATGAGGTACACGAATCTCACCAAACGACGTACCGCACACAAGGCCATTTGTGCATACAAAACGGAACATACCCGGGATCATTTGATAACTGGACGATCCATCATGCGAGTTAAGAAGAATGATTTCGGGTACTTCTGTTCCTTTATTGGCCCCTTCACGGCGAAGTCTTACCATATGCTTAGTATGCCCCCGTTTATCCTCATCCCTTACTCGTGACTGACAGGCAAAAAATGGCTGGAAACCTTCTTCACGTAATTTATCCAGCAGTGTAATGGTTGGAATATAGGTATAGCGATCACTACGTGAATTATGCTTTTCTTCTGAAAACACAGAAGGTACAACCTTGACTAATTCATCGTTAGTCAGTGGGCGTTCCTGACGAATGGAATGAGTAAGTCCAAATCGGGATGCTAAACGCATATTATTCTCCTTCACCTGTTTAATTTTTTAACCATCACCCGTTGAGTTGCCGGGGCCGCGGTTTTGACTTTGTGCGGGGACCTGCTGAACCTGCCCCCTGGATATAACCTTCACCCGTTTGAGAGCCGTTCGCCGCGAGGGCGTAAACGAGCACGGCCCGGTGCAGATGTCCGGGGGTGAGCGGGAAATTTTTTTCGGCCTAATGAAGCTGCAGCGGAATGGCCGGGAAAAATTTATTGCGAAAGGCCCTGCCGTCCCCTGGACAGCAAGACGGGTTGTGCTTGTCTCAGCCCCGGCGAATGGACTCAAACGGGTGATACGGGTACCAGGGGAAAGGAGCAGGCACCCGCCGCAACGACGAAGAGCGCGGGCGCGAAACGGCGTTGCCCCGCAGAGTGCCGGCAGTCCTTCGCCGGCACGGTGAAAGCGGCGCGACCGGGACGGTCGCAGCAAGCACTGCCGTTGACCTTGACGTCAGACATCAGACACTAGCCGTCAGGCCCGAAACCGCTTGCGGGTTCGGCGGAGCTTACCGCGTCTTTTCGCGGTTAGCGGAGTGTGGCTCGACGACCGGACAGCGCAGCTGGCCGGGAGCCGAAGGTGTCCAGTATGGGTGTGCTTTTAAAGCCTTTAAGGGTTAAAAAGAGACATCACAGCAGGGAGGAGAAGAGGAAGCAGACAGACAGCAGGCAGCAAACAGGGAAGACGCGGAAAGGAAATGCGGGCGGCGCGTCAGCGCGGCCCGGTTTTCCCGGCGCCGCAGGCGCGCGGTCTTTCGAGGCGCGGCCAGACGGGGACCGATGCCCCCTTCGCCTGCTCTGTTCCCGAATCAGTCAACAAACATCGAGACCGGGATTTGAAATCGATTTGCCAGCGCCCGCATGTGATCGAGGGTCAGACTGCGTTCACCACTGAGGATCCGGCTGACGAGTGATTTGTTGCCTATCTCGTTTTCAAAATCGGACTGTGAAAAACCGCGTTGCTGCATAAGAACCCGCAGCAACGATACACCGTTTTTACCAGCTTCGATGCGCGTATTAAATTCTTCAAATTCCACCGCGTTATCTTCCCAGGCATCGATGCGGGCAGTCAGCATATCAACCAGCGGGCTGTCCGGATCATGTTCCAGAAGATATTCAACGAGTTTACGTGCCTCTTCGTAATCTTTGCGGGACGAACTGCCACCCAGCAGAGGGACAATACTCGCCAGGTCATTCACCGCTTTATTGGCATCGCTAATCATTCAAACCTGCTGAATTTTAAAGTTAACACCGCAGGCTCTGGCGTACCGAACCAGCGTCTGAATACTCATTCGCGAAGCGTTCTTCTCCATACGTGAGATAGTAGGCGCTTTGATGCCCATACGTTCTGCAACCTGTGCCGACGTCAAACCCGCTTCTTTTCTCCATGTTGCTAAGGTTTCCCGAAGTAGCTCCGAGGCTTCTTCTGCCTCGAATGCCGCGCTGTACTCATGATCGTTCATTGCTTCGGTATGAACCTGGCTAAGGGTTTTATATTTCATTCTGCATTTCCTCCAGTCTGCGAAGTGCCTGATCTATTTCTGCCGGGGGCGTTTTTGGCGATTTTTTGATAAAGATCCGAAGTAGAAAAATACGTTCACCACTCTGATATACCCAGATTCCGCGGGCGATATCTGCCCCCATTGTACGTATTTCGAAAAGGCCGTTTCCAAGCGGCTTGGTATCTGGCTCGCGTAGCTGGCGAGGGTTTGCTTCCAGCTTCATGAGTAGCCTGGCCATTTTTGCACGAATGGCAGCAGGCAGAGCCGTAAACTCTTTTTCAGCCTCATCATGAAAGATGACTGTGAACATGAATGTAATCTCTAGTCCGTATGTGTATACGTTAGCTTAAAAGCTAACTTAGCTCAAGAGCTAAGTTAGCTGACTTCTCACTACCCGATCTTTACAATCTCAATACCCAGCATAAGAGCTATGAATTCCGCTTTGTTCTGAAGCAACCAGGTGCGTGCTTCGGGTGCCTGAGCTTTGCTGATATCGATATCAAACTGATTAAGCGCTGCAGCATCGGCGTGTCCGAGTGTAATACCGCGCCACTGCATCCCCGCATAATAGGCGTTCCCTGCCCCCTGCTGGATTTGTCTTTTCACGTGTTCCATTGCCCAGACCTCATTCCACACCCAGACGGCGGAACATATCGGCGATGATATTCCGGCGCGTATATGAAGCACCTGCGGCTTTCAGATCGGCCAGCACGTTATAGGCGTAACTGGCATCCTTTCCATGAAAAGCGATCACCTTTTCCGCTTTTGGTTCAAAACAGGATGGGGAAGTTTCCCGGGAGAAAACCTCTGATGAGTGTTGATGGCCGTATACTTTCATTTTGCGTTACCTCTGGTCTTTAAGGGAAGGTGCGAACAAGTTCCTGATATGAGATCATCATATTCATCCGGAGCGCATCCCAGAGGGACATCATGAGCCATCAACTCACCTTCGCCGATAGTGAATTCAGCACTAAGCGCCGTCAGACCCGAAAAGAGATTTTCCTCTCCCGCATGGAGCAGATTCTGCCATGGCAGAATATGACCGCTGTCATCGAGCCGTTTTATCCCAAGGCGGGCAATGGCCGACGGCCCTATCCGCTGGAGACCATGCTGCGTATTCACTGCATGCAGCATTGGTACAACCTGAGCGACGGTGCCATGGAAGATGCCCTGTACGAAATCGCCTCCATGCGCCTGTTTGCCCGATTATCCCTGGATAGCGCCCTGCCGGATCGCACCACCATCATGAATTTCCGCCACCTGCTCGAGCAGCATCAACTGGCCCGTCAATTGTTCAAGACCATCAATCGCTGGCTGGCCGAAGCAGGCGTCATGATGACCCAAGGCACTTTGGTGGATGCCACCATCATTGAGGCACCCAGCTCTACCAAGAACAAAGAGCAGCAACGCGATCCGGAGATGCATCAGACCAAGAAAGGCAATCAGTGGCACTTTGGCATGAAGGCCCACATTGGTGTCGATGCCAAGAGTGGCCTGACCCACAGCCTGGTCACCACCGCGGCCAACGAGCATGACCTCAATCAGCTGGGTAATCTGCTTCATGGAGAGGAGCAATTTGTCTCAGCCGATGCCGGCTACCAAGGAGCGCCACAGCGCGAGGAGCTGGCCGAGGTGGATGTGGACTGGCTGATCGCCGAGCGTCCCGGCAAGGTAAAAACCTTGAAGCAGCATCCGCGCAAGAACAAAACGGCCATCAACATCGAATACATGAAAGCCAGCATCCGTGCCAGGGTGGAGCACCCGTTTCGCATCATCAAGCGGCAGTTCGGCTTCGTGAAAGCCAGATACAGGGGGCTGCTGAAAAACGATAACCAACTGGCGATGTTATTCACCCTGGCCAACCTGTTTCGGGTGGACCAAATGATACGTCAGTGGGAGAGATCTCAGTAAAAACCGGAAATAACGCCAGAAATGGTGGAAAAAATAGCCTAAATAGGCTGATTCGATGTGTTTGCGGGAAAAAAATCGGCCCAGATCCGCGAAATTTTAATCAGCGAGTCAGCTTGGGAAGAAATGACCTGCTTATTCGCACCTTCCCTAAATCATATCTTCCCGCTACCGACTGGCGATATTTTTTCTAACCGCATGGTGTGGTTTGAAGACAAACAGATTCTCTCGGAAATTGTGATCATGCGCGGCATCGAGCCGGCGCGCTGGAATACGCCGCTGCCTCTCACGGTCGGTAAAAACGAGACCATCAACGCCACCCATGATGGACGCCACTGGCGACGCTACCCCGAACCACACCGGTTAACCACCCGTGAGGAGCAAGCCTGATGATGTCTATCGCCGATATTCTGCAACTGGTGGTGCTCTGCGCCCTGCTGTTTTTTCCGCTGGGCTACCTGACGCGCCACTATCAGCGCCGGATCCGCACGACGTTAAGACTGATGTTCTTTAAACCCCGTTACGTGAAACCGGCAGGGGTATTACGCCGGGGAACAACGGTTAAGCAAGGCAAAGCGAACAAATGACAAATAAAAAAACGACCGCGGCACCGCTTCCGCTCTGGCAGTACTGGCGCGGCCTTGGCGGCTGGAACTTCTACTTTCTGGTCAAGTTTGCCCTGCTGTGGGCCGGGTATCTCAATTTTCACCCGATGCTTAACCTGGTGTTTCTCGCCTTTCTGCTGGTGCCGATCCCGCGCGAAAAGCTGCACCGCATCCGCCACTGGATCGCCATTCCGCTGGGATTCGCGCTGTTCTGGCACGATACCTGGCTGCCCGGGCCAGAGTCGATTTTTAGCCAGGGATCGCAAATCGCCGGCTTCAGCGCCAGCTATATCTGGGATCTGATTGTCCGCTTTATCAACTGGAGCATGGTCGGCGCCTTCTTTGTTTTACTGGTGCTGTGGCTGTTTATCAGCCAGTGGCTGCGCGTTACCGTGTTTGTCTCCGCGATGGTCGTCTGGCAGGCGGTCAGTCCGCTGCTGCCGGCCTTTACCATTTGGCCTGCCGGTCAGCCCACCACTGCCGCCGCCACCGCGCCGGCCAACGTCGGGACCAACGCCGCCGCTGGCGCCGCGTCCAGCCCGGCCAGCAGCGATATTCCGCCGCAGACCGAACCGCCGACCTCGGCCAACCTCACCAACTGGCTGAACGGTTTCTATGCCGCCGAGCAGAAGCGCAAGACACCGTTCCCGGACCAGCTGCCGGCGGATGCGCAGCCGTTTGACCTGCTGGTGATCAATATCTGCTCGCTCTCCTGGTCGGATATTGAAGCCGCCGGGCTGATGGACCACCCGCTGTGGAAGCATTTCGATATCGTCTTCAAAAACTTTAACTCAGCGACCTCCTACAGCGGACCTGCGGCGGTGCGTCTGCTGCGCGCCAGCTGCGGCCAGCTGTCGCATACCAACCTGTATCAGCCATCCGGCGCCGATTGCTACCTGTTTGAAAACCTGGCGAAACTCGGCTTCAACCAGCAGTTGATGCTCGGCCACAACGGCCTGTTCGGCGACTTCCTGAAAGAGCTGCGTTCGCTGGGCGGCATGCAGAGCCCGCTGATGGACCAGAGCGGTCTGCCGGTCAGCCTGCAGGCATTTGATGGCTCGCCAGTGTATGAGGATCTCGCGGTTCTCAACCGCTGGCTGAAGACCGAAGAGGCCAGCAGCAATCCGCGGAGCGCCACGTTCTATAACACCCTGCCGCTGCATGACGGCAATCACTTCCCGGGACAAAGCAAAACCGCGGACTACAAAGTGCGGGCGCAGAAGCTGTTTGACGACCTGGATAACTTCTTCACCGAACTGGAAAAATCGGGGCGTAAGGTGATGGTGGTGGTGGTGCCGGAACACGGCGGCGCGCTGAAGGGCGATAAGATGCAGGTGTCTGGCCTGCGGGATATCCCGAGCCCGTCGATCACTAACGTCCCGACGGCGGTGAAATTCTTCGGCATGAAGGCGCCGCATGAAGGCGCGCCAATTATCATCGATCAGCCCAGCAGCTACCTGGCGGTGTCGGAGCTGGTGGTGCGCGCCCTCGACGGCAAAATGTTCAGCGAAGACAGCGTCAACTGGCAGCAGTATGTCGCCAACCTGCCGCAGAGCGCGGCGGTGTCCGAAAACGCCAACGCCATCGTTATCCAGTATCAGGGCAAGCCTTATGTCCAGTTGAATGGCGGCAGTTGGGTGCCTTATCCGCAATAAGCGACAAGGCCGCCTATTCTGGCGGCCTTACATCGTGAGACGTTCCTGCTCTTTTCTCTCAGCCCGCAGGATACGGGCTGAGAAACCTGCAAAGCCATCACAGCGCTAGCGCTGATCCTGTTTCGCCAGCCAGACCAGCAGCTTGAGGCTGGCGGAGTAATAATCATCCTTGTCGTCAATCTGCGGCGCTTCCAGCGGTTCGCCAAGCGTTAAATCACGCACCGCCAGCAGGCCGCCGGCCATATTCCACGGGGCGACCTCGTTGGTGCTAACGTTGATCCACGCCGGAGTTTGCAGGCGCGGGTAACTCTGCATCCAGGCTTTCCACGGTGCGAGCAAGGCGCTGTGCGGATCGACCCACGAGATATACAGCGGGATACGGATCGCATCGAAACTCATCCGCGGCGGCCACTCTTTGGCCGGCAGCATCTTGCCATCCGCCCGCAGCGCCACCCAGTCGCTGGGCAGATGCGATTTCCCCCAGCCCATCTGCCCCAGCAGCGCCTGCCCGTCACTCTGCAATGTCCGCCAGGCGGTCAGGTGCGTCCGCTCCGCAAAGGCCCGCCAGGCCGGGAAGATGAAATAGGAGGGGTTAAGGTTCAGGTGGTCGTTGCGGTTAAACCCCTTCACGCCCGGGAGCATCACCTGGCGACCGGCGAAAGTCACCACCGTATATTTCAGCAGGGAGGCGGTGATGGCATCGGAGGCCGTGGCGTAGCGCTTGTCCTGCCACTGCTTTTGCGCGCGCAGCAGCGCCCAGGCGATCAGGGTATCGCCATCGGTGGCGTTGTTTTTATCGGCGATCGGGTCCGGCGCCACCGGGTTATAGCGCCAGTAAAACAGCCCGTTAGACTTGTCGCGCAGGGTGCTGTCTGTCCACTGCCACAGCTTGTCGAACGCCGGGCGATCGTTATTCGCCACCGCCAGGAGCATGGCGAAGCCCTGGCCTTCCGTATGCGACACATTGCCATTGGCGGTATCAATGATACGGCCGTCCGGCATCATAAAACGGGCCTTATAACGCTCCCAGGCCGTATCCGCCCACGCCCGGGGCACCAGCATTACTGCCGTTGTCACTATCACCGCCACTAAAGCACGCAGGGGCATAAATTCACTCATTATGGATGGTAGTAAAGAAACTGAACGTCAGAGACAGAGAACACCCGCTCACGCTGCAATATTACGTGAGCG belongs to Klebsiella quasivariicola and includes:
- the traM gene encoding conjugal transfer relaxosome DNA-binding protein TraM — protein: MFDAVFNKGTDMARVQAYASDEVAEKINAIVEKRRAEGAKEKDVSFSSVASMLLELGLRVYEAQMERKDSGFNQTEFNKILLENVMKTQFTVSKLLAIGSLSPHVTGDERFEFRSMVSNIREDAKDVISHFFPEQEEE
- a CDS encoding transglycosylase SLT domain-containing protein; translation: MKGVAFGIILSLIPLSSMAADCFDMAGRDYKIDPDLLRAISWQESRFKIDAIGRNPVTGYGSGLMQIDSQHFNELSRYGIKPDHLLSDACLNIYTGAYYLAQAFKKWGVSWDAVGAYNAGFKKTPRQAARRYEYAKKIHYYYTAIKASKRTSSKDQKIAMN
- a CDS encoding DUF5983 family protein produces the protein MVGILMFEFKAVCISISHMEEGDIRVLQVLSSRTNYLTCDSYLEWIHDTPYGCVIRMYDFKRHLLALKRGGVSKFLRKNLILMHREGGYLLFHFDSDADYYPGIDAVDF
- a CDS encoding DUF932 domain-containing protein, whose product is MRLASRFGLTHSIRQERPLTNDELVKVVPSVFSEEKHNSRSDRYTYIPTITLLDKLREEGFQPFFACQSRVRDEDKRGHTKHMVRLRREGANKGTEVPEIILLNSHDGSSSYQMIPGMFRFVCTNGLVCGTSFGEIRVPHKGDIVGRVIEGAYEVLGIFDKITEGVDVMKSIALTKEEQRLFGQAALTYRYEDENKSPVSIEQIIHPRRYEDKKDDIWTTYQRVQENLIKGGLPGRTEKGKRTTTRPVKAIDGDVKLNKALWLIAEKFRTLKG
- a CDS encoding type II toxin-antitoxin system HigA family antitoxin, giving the protein MISDANKAVNDLASIVPLLGGSSSRKDYEEARKLVEYLLEHDPDSPLVDMLTARIDAWEDNAVEFEEFNTRIEAGKNGVSLLRVLMQQRGFSQSDFENEIGNKSLVSRILSGERSLTLDHMRALANRFQIPVSMFVD
- a CDS encoding helix-turn-helix domain-containing protein, producing MKYKTLSQVHTEAMNDHEYSAAFEAEEASELLRETLATWRKEAGLTSAQVAERMGIKAPTISRMEKNASRMSIQTLVRYARACGVNFKIQQV
- a CDS encoding type II toxin-antitoxin system RelE/ParE family toxin, which gives rise to MFTVIFHDEAEKEFTALPAAIRAKMARLLMKLEANPRQLREPDTKPLGNGLFEIRTMGADIARGIWVYQSGERIFLLRIFIKKSPKTPPAEIDQALRRLEEMQNEI
- a CDS encoding IS5-like element ISKpn26 family transposase; its protein translation is MSHQLTFADSEFSTKRRQTRKEIFLSRMEQILPWQNMTAVIEPFYPKAGNGRRPYPLETMLRIHCMQHWYNLSDGAMEDALYEIASMRLFARLSLDSALPDRTTIMNFRHLLEQHQLARQLFKTINRWLAEAGVMMTQGTLVDATIIEAPSSTKNKEQQRDPEMHQTKKGNQWHFGMKAHIGVDAKSGLTHSLVTTAANEHDLNQLGNLLHGEEQFVSADAGYQGAPQREELAEVDVDWLIAERPGKVKTLKQHPRKNKTAINIEYMKASIRARVEHPFRIIKRQFGFVKARYRGLLKNDNQLAMLFTLANLFRVDQMIRQWERSQ
- the bcsF gene encoding cellulose biosynthesis protein BcsF — translated: MMSIADILQLVVLCALLFFPLGYLTRHYQRRIRTTLRLMFFKPRYVKPAGVLRRGTTVKQGKANK
- the bcsG gene encoding cellulose biosynthesis protein BcsG, with protein sequence MTNKKTTAAPLPLWQYWRGLGGWNFYFLVKFALLWAGYLNFHPMLNLVFLAFLLVPIPREKLHRIRHWIAIPLGFALFWHDTWLPGPESIFSQGSQIAGFSASYIWDLIVRFINWSMVGAFFVLLVLWLFISQWLRVTVFVSAMVVWQAVSPLLPAFTIWPAGQPTTAAATAPANVGTNAAAGAASSPASSDIPPQTEPPTSANLTNWLNGFYAAEQKRKTPFPDQLPADAQPFDLLVINICSLSWSDIEAAGLMDHPLWKHFDIVFKNFNSATSYSGPAAVRLLRASCGQLSHTNLYQPSGADCYLFENLAKLGFNQQLMLGHNGLFGDFLKELRSLGGMQSPLMDQSGLPVSLQAFDGSPVYEDLAVLNRWLKTEEASSNPRSATFYNTLPLHDGNHFPGQSKTADYKVRAQKLFDDLDNFFTELEKSGRKVMVVVVPEHGGALKGDKMQVSGLRDIPSPSITNVPTAVKFFGMKAPHEGAPIIIDQPSSYLAVSELVVRALDGKMFSEDSVNWQQYVANLPQSAAVSENANAIVIQYQGKPYVQLNGGSWVPYPQ
- a CDS encoding glycosyl hydrolase family 8, giving the protein MPLRALVAVIVTTAVMLVPRAWADTAWERYKARFMMPDGRIIDTANGNVSHTEGQGFAMLLAVANNDRPAFDKLWQWTDSTLRDKSNGLFYWRYNPVAPDPIADKNNATDGDTLIAWALLRAQKQWQDKRYATASDAITASLLKYTVVTFAGRQVMLPGVKGFNRNDHLNLNPSYFIFPAWRAFAERTHLTAWRTLQSDGQALLGQMGWGKSHLPSDWVALRADGKMLPAKEWPPRMSFDAIRIPLYISWVDPHSALLAPWKAWMQSYPRLQTPAWINVSTNEVAPWNMAGGLLAVRDLTLGEPLEAPQIDDKDDYYSASLKLLVWLAKQDQR